The following are from one region of the Coffea eugenioides isolate CCC68of chromosome 2, Ceug_1.0, whole genome shotgun sequence genome:
- the LOC113761520 gene encoding protein TIC 62, chloroplastic gives MQLLRPPQSVTLTNDVALPCGLSTKRPLFLRGQVAKLGSSNIVRCPDGHGQTLKPIHVRIRPHASVAVKVSVKTAESAPSDVVLKDGNLIFVAGATGRVGSRTVRELLKSGSRVRAGVRSAQRAESLVQSVQQMKFDAVETGLTPPIERLEIVECDLEKKDQIGPALGNASIVICCIGASEKEIFDITGPYRIDYQATKNLIDAATIAQVDHFILLTSLGTNKVGFPAAILNLFWGVLIWKRKAEEALLASGLPYTIVRPGGMERPTDAFKETHNITVSQEDTLFGGLVSNLQVAELMAFMAKNRSLSYCKVVEVIAETTAPLTPMGELLAKIPSQRAEVFSPGKLDDAVGPGTAATEIATSGTPSTTVEKETVQPKAAEMTPLSPYTAYEDLKPPSSPSPSPSGPKEVHASNDILSELTGGNDVGTINIGEENYPQKLASRHSPYLVYPDLKPPSSPSPNAPVSSTSNEMLPSIADKLGN, from the exons atGCAGCTCCTGCGCCCTCCTCAGTCGGTCACCTTGACTAATGACGTTGCACTTCCATGTGGGTTGTCGACAAAGAGGCCATTGTTTTTACGTGGTCAGGTAGCGAAACTCGGGTCTTCTAATATTGTGAGATGCCCAGACGGCCACGGCCAGACGCTTAAACCCATTCATGTCAGAATCAGACCTCATGCTTCAG TTGCTGTCAAAGTTAGTGTAAAGACTGCAGAATCCGCCCCATCGGATGTTGTCTTGAAAGATGGAAATCTGATTTTTGTCGCTGGTGCAACAGGGAGAGTTGGGTCACGAACTGTAAG GGAGCTCTTGAAATCAGGAAGTAGAGTTCGAGCTGGTGTTCGAAGTGCTCAAAGAGCTGAATCTCTTGTGCAA AGTGTCCAACAGATGAAGTTTGATGCTGTTGAAACTGGATTAACGCCAC CCATAGAGAGGCTTGAGATTGTTGAGTGTGATCTAGAGAAGAAGGATCAGATTGGTCCGGCACTGGGGAATGCCTCAATTGTCATATGCTGCATCGGTGCCAGTGAgaaggaaatatttgatattACTGGTCCATATCGAATTGACTATCAGGCCACCAAAAACCTTATTGATGCTG CAACCATTGCACAAGTTGACCACTTCATTTTACTGACATCTCTTGGAACAAATAAGGTTGGATTTCCTGCAGCTATTTTGAA CTTGTTTTGGGGAGTCTTGATCTGGAAAAGGAAAGCAGAAGAAGCTCTGCTTGCCAGTGGACTTCCATATACT ATAGTTCGACCAGGAGGGATGGAGCGGCCTACTGATGCTTTCAAGGAAACTCACAATATAACTGTTTCACAGGAAGACACTTTATTTGGTGGTCTAGTGTCAAATCTTCAG GTGGCTGAACTTATGGCTTTTATGGCAAAGAACCGCAGCCTTTCATATTGCAAGGTGGTGGAAGTAATTGCAGAAACTACAGCTCCATTGACTCCCATGGGGGAGCTCCTTGCAAAAATTCCATCCCAACGTGCTGAAGTGTTCTCGCCAGGG AAATTAGATGATGCAGTTGGACCTGGGACTGCAGCTACAGAAATTGCCACTTCTGGAACTCCAAGCACTACTGTTGAAAAAGAAACTGTCCAACCAAAGGCTGCAGAAATGACGCCACTCTCTCCATATACTGC atATGAAGATTTGAAGCCACCCAGTTCTCCTAGTCCCTCTCCAAGTGGTCCAAAAGAGGTACATGCCTCAAATGATATCCTGTCAGAACTTACCGGTGGCAATGATGTTGGCACAATCAACATTGGTGAGGAGAATTATCCCCAGAAATTGGCTTCTCGTCACTCGCCCTATCTTGT ATACCCTGATTTGAAGCCCCCATCTTCACCATCTCCTAATGCACCTGTGTCATCTACAAGCAACGAAATGCTGCCGTCGATTGCAGATAAACTGGGAAATTGA